From Salvia splendens isolate huo1 chromosome 3, SspV2, whole genome shotgun sequence, a single genomic window includes:
- the LOC121795722 gene encoding cellulose synthase A catalytic subunit 7 [UDP-forming]-like isoform X3, translated as MEASAGLVAGSHNRNELVVIHGHEEPKALKNLSGQVCEICGDEMGVTVEGELFVACNECGFPVCRPCYEYERREGSQLCPQCKTRYKRLKGSPRVEGDDDEEDTDDIEHEFNIDEHKKNTDIAEAMLHGKMSYGRGPEDHEDINAQYPPVISGGRSRPVSGEFPISSYGDQMGPTLHKRVHPVTDDHASGRWDDSKDLGWKERMDEWKVQQGNHEYDELADPDMGIIDEARQPLSRKVPIASSKINPYRMVIVTRLVVLALFLRYRILNPVHDAIGLWLTSIVCEIWFALSWILDQFPKWFPIDRETYLDRLSLRYEREGEPNMLAPVDIFVSTVDPLKEPPLVTANTVLSILAVDYPVDKISCYISDDGASMCTFEALSETAEFARKWVPFCKKFAIEPRAPEWYFSEKVDYLKDKVQPTFVKERRAMKREYEEFKVRINAMVAKATKVPPGGWIMQDGTPWPGNNTKDHPGMIQVFLGQNGGLDVEGHELPRLVYVSREKRPGFQHHKKAGAMNSLIRVAGVLTNAPFMLNLDCDHYINNSKAVREAMCFLMDPQVGKKVCYVQFPQRFDGIDRHDRYANRNTVFFDINMKGLDGIQGPVYVGTGCVFRRQALYGYDPPKGRKRPKMVSCDCFGRRRKKIPHGDADVQGFEEDKEILKSQMNFEKKFGQSPIFVTSTLMVEGGVPPSSSPAALLKEAIHVISCGYEDKTEWGLEDSRCTVADGGQSTVCLRGLHSKDQLPSICRTV; from the exons ATGGAAGCCAGTGCAGGGCTGGTGGCCGGTTCCCACAACCGGAACGAGCTCGTGGTCATCCACGGCCATGAAGag CCTAAGGCTTTGAAGAACTTGAGTGGGCAAGTATGCGAGATATGCGGAGACGAGATGGGGGTGACGGTGGAGGGAGAGCTGTTTGTTGCGTGCAACGAATGCGGTTTCCCAGTGTGCCGGCCTTGCTACGAGTATGAGAGGAGAGAGGGCAGCCAGCTTTGCCCACAGTGCAAAACCAGATACAAGCGTCTCAAAG GGAGCCCTCGGGTTGAGGGAGACGACGACGAGGAGGACACGGACGACATCGAGCACGAATTCAACATTGATGAGCACAAAAAGAACACTGATATTGCTGAAGCAATGCTTCATGGTAAGATGAGCTATGGGAGAGGCCCGGAAGATCACGAGGATATAAACGCCCAGTACCCACCGGTTATCTCAGGCGGTCGCTCCCGTCCGGTCAGCGGAGAGTTCCCCATTTCAAGCTATGGAGATCAAATGGGGCCCACTTTGCATAAGCGGGTGCATCCCGTCACCGATGATCAcg CAAGTGGAAGATGGGATGATAGCAAAGATTTGGGATGGAAGGAGAGAATGGATGAGTGGAAAGTGCAGCAAGGAAATCATGAATATGATGAATTAGCCGATCCTGACATGGGCAT TATAGACGAGGCGCGACAGCCACTCTCACGGAAAGTGCCAATAGCTTCGAGCAAGATCAACCCTTACCGCATGGTAATCGTTACCCGCCTTGTGGTGCTGGCCTTGTTCCTCCGCTATCGGATCTTGAACCCGGTGCATGATGCCATTGGCCTCTGGCTCACCTCCATCGTCTGCGAGATCTGGTTCGCCCTCTCCTGGATTCTCGACCAGTTCCCCAAATGGTTCCCCATCGATCGCGAGACCTACCTTGACCGCCTCTCCCTCAGGTATGAGAGAGAAGGTGAGCCTAACATGCTAGCCCCAGTCGACATATTCGTCAGTACGGTGGACCCGTTGAAGGAGCCGCCTCTTGTTACCGCAAACACTGTGCTTTCCATACTAGCTGTGGATTATCCTGTTGACAAAATATCTTGCTACATCTCTGATGATGGTGCTTCCATGTGCACCTTCGAGGCCCTCTCTGAGACCGCCGAGTTCGCCAGGAAATGGGTCCCCTTTTGCAAGAAATTTGCCATCGAGCCACGCGCGCCCGAATGGTACTTTTCTGAGAAGGTGGACTATCTCAAGGACAAAGTGCAACCAACTTTTGTCAAGGAGAGAAGGGCTATGAAG AGAGAATACGAGGAGTTCAAGGTGAGGATAAACGCAATGGTGGCTAAGGCGACCAAGGTGCCCCCGGGAGGATGGATCATGCAGGATGGGACGCCCTGGCCAGGGAACAACACCAAAGATCATCCTGGTATGATTCAAGTGTTTCTAGGCCAGAATGGGGGGCTTGATGTCGAAGGTCACGAGCTTCCTCGCCTCGTCTATGTCTCCCGTGAGAAGAGGCCGGGCTTCCAGCATCACAAGAAAGCTGGCGCCATGAACTCTCTG ATTCGTGTTGCCGGTGTTCTCACCAATGCCCCCTTCATGCTCAACTTGGATTGTGATCACTACATTAACAACAGCAAGGCTGTGAGAGAAGCCATGTGCTTCTTGATGGATCCACAGGTTGGGAAAAAGGTGTGTTATGTGCAATTCCCCCAGAGATTTGATGGCATTGACAGACACGACCGATATGCCAATAGAAACACCGTGTTTTTCGAT ATCAACATGAAAGGTCTTGATGGGATTCAAGGCCCAGTGTATGTGGGAACAGGATGCGTTTTTAGGAGACAAGCATTGTACGGCTACGATCCTCCAAaggggcgtaagcggccgaagATGGTGAGCTGTGATTGCTTCGGACGCCGCCGCAAGAAGATCCCACATGGAGATGCAGATGTTCAAG GATTTGAAGAGGACAAGGAGATCCTCAAGTCACAGATGAACTTTGAGAAGAAATTCGGACAGTCACCCATATTTGTGACCTCAACTCTGATGGTGGAAGGCGGCGTCCCACCTTCTTCCAGCCCTGCAGCTCTGCTCAAGGAAGCCATCCATGTGATAAGCTGTGGATATGAAGACAAAACAGAATGGGGCTTAGAG GATTCAAGATGCACTGTCGCGGATGGAGGTCAATCTACTGTATGCCTAAGAGGCCTGCATTCAAAGGATCAGCTCCCATCAATCTGTCGGACCGTCTGA
- the LOC121795722 gene encoding cellulose synthase A catalytic subunit 7 [UDP-forming]-like isoform X1, translating into MEASAGLVAGSHNRNELVVIHGHEEPKALKNLSGQVCEICGDEMGVTVEGELFVACNECGFPVCRPCYEYERREGSQLCPQCKTRYKRLKGSPRVEGDDDEEDTDDIEHEFNIDEHKKNTDIAEAMLHGKMSYGRGPEDHEDINAQYPPVISGGRSRPVSGEFPISSYGDQMGPTLHKRVHPVTDDHASGRWDDSKDLGWKERMDEWKVQQGNHEYDELADPDMGIIDEARQPLSRKVPIASSKINPYRMVIVTRLVVLALFLRYRILNPVHDAIGLWLTSIVCEIWFALSWILDQFPKWFPIDRETYLDRLSLRYEREGEPNMLAPVDIFVSTVDPLKEPPLVTANTVLSILAVDYPVDKISCYISDDGASMCTFEALSETAEFARKWVPFCKKFAIEPRAPEWYFSEKVDYLKDKVQPTFVKERRAMKREYEEFKVRINAMVAKATKVPPGGWIMQDGTPWPGNNTKDHPGMIQVFLGQNGGLDVEGHELPRLVYVSREKRPGFQHHKKAGAMNSLIRVAGVLTNAPFMLNLDCDHYINNSKAVREAMCFLMDPQVGKKVCYVQFPQRFDGIDRHDRYANRNTVFFDINMKGLDGIQGPVYVGTGCVFRRQALYGYDPPKGRKRPKMVSCDCFGRRRKKIPHGDADVQGFEEDKEILKSQMNFEKKFGQSPIFVTSTLMVEGGVPPSSSPAALLKEAIHVISCGYEDKTEWGLELGWIYGSITEDILTGFKMHCRGWRSIYCMPKRPAFKGSAPINLSDRLNQVLRWALGSVEIFFSHHSPLLYGHKEGKLKWLERFAYVNTTVYPFTALPLLAYCTLPAICLLTGKFIMPEISTFASLFFIALFLSIFITGILELRWSGVSIEEWWRNEQFWVIGGISAHLFAVIQGVLKVLAGIDTNFTVTSKASDDEDFSELYAFKWTTLLIPPTTILIINLVGVVAGISDAINNGYQSWGPLFGKLFFAFWVIVHLYPFLKGLMGKQNRTPTIVVIWSILLASIFSLLWVRIDPFILRTKGPDTNKCGINC; encoded by the exons ATGGAAGCCAGTGCAGGGCTGGTGGCCGGTTCCCACAACCGGAACGAGCTCGTGGTCATCCACGGCCATGAAGag CCTAAGGCTTTGAAGAACTTGAGTGGGCAAGTATGCGAGATATGCGGAGACGAGATGGGGGTGACGGTGGAGGGAGAGCTGTTTGTTGCGTGCAACGAATGCGGTTTCCCAGTGTGCCGGCCTTGCTACGAGTATGAGAGGAGAGAGGGCAGCCAGCTTTGCCCACAGTGCAAAACCAGATACAAGCGTCTCAAAG GGAGCCCTCGGGTTGAGGGAGACGACGACGAGGAGGACACGGACGACATCGAGCACGAATTCAACATTGATGAGCACAAAAAGAACACTGATATTGCTGAAGCAATGCTTCATGGTAAGATGAGCTATGGGAGAGGCCCGGAAGATCACGAGGATATAAACGCCCAGTACCCACCGGTTATCTCAGGCGGTCGCTCCCGTCCGGTCAGCGGAGAGTTCCCCATTTCAAGCTATGGAGATCAAATGGGGCCCACTTTGCATAAGCGGGTGCATCCCGTCACCGATGATCAcg CAAGTGGAAGATGGGATGATAGCAAAGATTTGGGATGGAAGGAGAGAATGGATGAGTGGAAAGTGCAGCAAGGAAATCATGAATATGATGAATTAGCCGATCCTGACATGGGCAT TATAGACGAGGCGCGACAGCCACTCTCACGGAAAGTGCCAATAGCTTCGAGCAAGATCAACCCTTACCGCATGGTAATCGTTACCCGCCTTGTGGTGCTGGCCTTGTTCCTCCGCTATCGGATCTTGAACCCGGTGCATGATGCCATTGGCCTCTGGCTCACCTCCATCGTCTGCGAGATCTGGTTCGCCCTCTCCTGGATTCTCGACCAGTTCCCCAAATGGTTCCCCATCGATCGCGAGACCTACCTTGACCGCCTCTCCCTCAGGTATGAGAGAGAAGGTGAGCCTAACATGCTAGCCCCAGTCGACATATTCGTCAGTACGGTGGACCCGTTGAAGGAGCCGCCTCTTGTTACCGCAAACACTGTGCTTTCCATACTAGCTGTGGATTATCCTGTTGACAAAATATCTTGCTACATCTCTGATGATGGTGCTTCCATGTGCACCTTCGAGGCCCTCTCTGAGACCGCCGAGTTCGCCAGGAAATGGGTCCCCTTTTGCAAGAAATTTGCCATCGAGCCACGCGCGCCCGAATGGTACTTTTCTGAGAAGGTGGACTATCTCAAGGACAAAGTGCAACCAACTTTTGTCAAGGAGAGAAGGGCTATGAAG AGAGAATACGAGGAGTTCAAGGTGAGGATAAACGCAATGGTGGCTAAGGCGACCAAGGTGCCCCCGGGAGGATGGATCATGCAGGATGGGACGCCCTGGCCAGGGAACAACACCAAAGATCATCCTGGTATGATTCAAGTGTTTCTAGGCCAGAATGGGGGGCTTGATGTCGAAGGTCACGAGCTTCCTCGCCTCGTCTATGTCTCCCGTGAGAAGAGGCCGGGCTTCCAGCATCACAAGAAAGCTGGCGCCATGAACTCTCTG ATTCGTGTTGCCGGTGTTCTCACCAATGCCCCCTTCATGCTCAACTTGGATTGTGATCACTACATTAACAACAGCAAGGCTGTGAGAGAAGCCATGTGCTTCTTGATGGATCCACAGGTTGGGAAAAAGGTGTGTTATGTGCAATTCCCCCAGAGATTTGATGGCATTGACAGACACGACCGATATGCCAATAGAAACACCGTGTTTTTCGAT ATCAACATGAAAGGTCTTGATGGGATTCAAGGCCCAGTGTATGTGGGAACAGGATGCGTTTTTAGGAGACAAGCATTGTACGGCTACGATCCTCCAAaggggcgtaagcggccgaagATGGTGAGCTGTGATTGCTTCGGACGCCGCCGCAAGAAGATCCCACATGGAGATGCAGATGTTCAAG GATTTGAAGAGGACAAGGAGATCCTCAAGTCACAGATGAACTTTGAGAAGAAATTCGGACAGTCACCCATATTTGTGACCTCAACTCTGATGGTGGAAGGCGGCGTCCCACCTTCTTCCAGCCCTGCAGCTCTGCTCAAGGAAGCCATCCATGTGATAAGCTGTGGATATGAAGACAAAACAGAATGGGGCTTAGAG TTAGGGTGGATCTACGGGTCAATCACAGAGGATATCTTGACAGGATTCAAGATGCACTGTCGCGGATGGAGGTCAATCTACTGTATGCCTAAGAGGCCTGCATTCAAAGGATCAGCTCCCATCAATCTGTCGGACCGTCTGAACCAGGTGCTGCGGTGGGCTCTTGGATCAGTGGAGATCTTCTTCAGTCACCATAGCCCCCTCTTGTACGGTCACAAGGAGGGCAAGCTCAAGTGGCTGGAGCGGTTTGCCTACGTCAACACCACCGTGTATCCCTTCACGGCTCTGCCCCTTTTGGCCTACTGCACACTCCCAGCCATCTGCTTACTCACCGGAAAATTTATAATGCCAGAG ATAAGCACTTTCGCGAGTCTCTTCTTCATCGCCCTGTTCCTGTCCATCTTCATCACAGGGATCCTAGAGCTGAGGTGGAGTGGGGTGAGCATCGAGGAGTGGTGGAGGAACGAGCAGTTCTGGGTGATTGGAGGCATATCAGCGCATCTATTTGCGGTGATCCAGGGGGTGTTGAAGGTGCTGGCGGGGATAGACACCAACTTCACGGTCACGTCTAAGGCCTCGGATGATGAGGACTTCAGCGAGCTGTATGCCTTCAAGTGGACCACGTTGCTCATCCCTCCAACCACCATCCTCATCATAAACTTGGTGGGGGTGGTGGCTGGGATATCTGATGCCATCAACAATGGCTACCAATCGTGGGGCCCTCTCTTTGGAAAGCTCTTCTTTGCCTTCTGGGTCATCGTGCATCTCTATCCCTTCCTCAAGGGTTTGATGGGAAAGCAAAACAGGACTCCCACCATTGTTGTCATATGGTCTATACTTCTTGCCTCCATTTTCTCCTTGCTTTGGGTCAGGATTGATCCATTCATACTTCGGACTAAGGGCCCTGATACCAACAAATGTGGGATCAATTGCTGA
- the LOC121795722 gene encoding cellulose synthase A catalytic subunit 7 [UDP-forming]-like isoform X2, producing the protein MEASAGLVAGSHNRNELVVIHGHEEPKALKNLSGQVCEICGDEMGVTVEGELFVACNECGFPVCRPCYEYERREGSQLCPQCKTRYKRLKGSPRVEGDDDEEDTDDIEHEFNIDEHKKNTDIAEAMLHGKMSYGRGPEDHEDINAQYPPVISGGRSRPVSGEFPISSYGDQMGPTLHKRVHPVTDDHASGRWDDSKDLGWKERMDEWKVQQGNHEYDELADPDMGIIDEARQPLSRKVPIASSKINPYRMVIVTRLVVLALFLRYRILNPVHDAIGLWLTSIVCEIWFALSWILDQFPKWFPIDRETYLDRLSLRYEREGEPNMLAPVDIFVSTVDPLKEPPLVTANTVLSILAVDYPVDKISCYISDDGASMCTFEALSETAEFARKWVPFCKKFAIEPRAPEWYFSEKVDYLKDKVQPTFVKERRAMKREYEEFKVRINAMVAKATKVPPGGWIMQDGTPWPGNNTKDHPGMIQVFLGQNGGLDVEGHELPRLVYVSREKRPGFQHHKKAGAMNSLIRVAGVLTNAPFMLNLDCDHYINNSKAVREAMCFLMDPQVGKKVCYVQFPQRFDGIDRHDRYANRNTVFFDINMKGLDGIQGPVYVGTGCVFRRQALYGYDPPKGRKRPKMVSCDCFGRRRKKIPHGDADVQGFEEDKEILKSQMNFEKKFGQSPIFVTSTLMVEGGVPPSSSPAALLKEAIHVISCGYEDKTEWGLELGWIYGSITEDILTGFKMHCRGWRSIYCMPKRPAFKGSAPINLSDRLNQVLRWALGSVEIFFSHHSPLLYGHKEGKLKWLERFAYVNTTVYPFTALPLLAYCTLPAICLLTGKFIMPEGS; encoded by the exons ATGGAAGCCAGTGCAGGGCTGGTGGCCGGTTCCCACAACCGGAACGAGCTCGTGGTCATCCACGGCCATGAAGag CCTAAGGCTTTGAAGAACTTGAGTGGGCAAGTATGCGAGATATGCGGAGACGAGATGGGGGTGACGGTGGAGGGAGAGCTGTTTGTTGCGTGCAACGAATGCGGTTTCCCAGTGTGCCGGCCTTGCTACGAGTATGAGAGGAGAGAGGGCAGCCAGCTTTGCCCACAGTGCAAAACCAGATACAAGCGTCTCAAAG GGAGCCCTCGGGTTGAGGGAGACGACGACGAGGAGGACACGGACGACATCGAGCACGAATTCAACATTGATGAGCACAAAAAGAACACTGATATTGCTGAAGCAATGCTTCATGGTAAGATGAGCTATGGGAGAGGCCCGGAAGATCACGAGGATATAAACGCCCAGTACCCACCGGTTATCTCAGGCGGTCGCTCCCGTCCGGTCAGCGGAGAGTTCCCCATTTCAAGCTATGGAGATCAAATGGGGCCCACTTTGCATAAGCGGGTGCATCCCGTCACCGATGATCAcg CAAGTGGAAGATGGGATGATAGCAAAGATTTGGGATGGAAGGAGAGAATGGATGAGTGGAAAGTGCAGCAAGGAAATCATGAATATGATGAATTAGCCGATCCTGACATGGGCAT TATAGACGAGGCGCGACAGCCACTCTCACGGAAAGTGCCAATAGCTTCGAGCAAGATCAACCCTTACCGCATGGTAATCGTTACCCGCCTTGTGGTGCTGGCCTTGTTCCTCCGCTATCGGATCTTGAACCCGGTGCATGATGCCATTGGCCTCTGGCTCACCTCCATCGTCTGCGAGATCTGGTTCGCCCTCTCCTGGATTCTCGACCAGTTCCCCAAATGGTTCCCCATCGATCGCGAGACCTACCTTGACCGCCTCTCCCTCAGGTATGAGAGAGAAGGTGAGCCTAACATGCTAGCCCCAGTCGACATATTCGTCAGTACGGTGGACCCGTTGAAGGAGCCGCCTCTTGTTACCGCAAACACTGTGCTTTCCATACTAGCTGTGGATTATCCTGTTGACAAAATATCTTGCTACATCTCTGATGATGGTGCTTCCATGTGCACCTTCGAGGCCCTCTCTGAGACCGCCGAGTTCGCCAGGAAATGGGTCCCCTTTTGCAAGAAATTTGCCATCGAGCCACGCGCGCCCGAATGGTACTTTTCTGAGAAGGTGGACTATCTCAAGGACAAAGTGCAACCAACTTTTGTCAAGGAGAGAAGGGCTATGAAG AGAGAATACGAGGAGTTCAAGGTGAGGATAAACGCAATGGTGGCTAAGGCGACCAAGGTGCCCCCGGGAGGATGGATCATGCAGGATGGGACGCCCTGGCCAGGGAACAACACCAAAGATCATCCTGGTATGATTCAAGTGTTTCTAGGCCAGAATGGGGGGCTTGATGTCGAAGGTCACGAGCTTCCTCGCCTCGTCTATGTCTCCCGTGAGAAGAGGCCGGGCTTCCAGCATCACAAGAAAGCTGGCGCCATGAACTCTCTG ATTCGTGTTGCCGGTGTTCTCACCAATGCCCCCTTCATGCTCAACTTGGATTGTGATCACTACATTAACAACAGCAAGGCTGTGAGAGAAGCCATGTGCTTCTTGATGGATCCACAGGTTGGGAAAAAGGTGTGTTATGTGCAATTCCCCCAGAGATTTGATGGCATTGACAGACACGACCGATATGCCAATAGAAACACCGTGTTTTTCGAT ATCAACATGAAAGGTCTTGATGGGATTCAAGGCCCAGTGTATGTGGGAACAGGATGCGTTTTTAGGAGACAAGCATTGTACGGCTACGATCCTCCAAaggggcgtaagcggccgaagATGGTGAGCTGTGATTGCTTCGGACGCCGCCGCAAGAAGATCCCACATGGAGATGCAGATGTTCAAG GATTTGAAGAGGACAAGGAGATCCTCAAGTCACAGATGAACTTTGAGAAGAAATTCGGACAGTCACCCATATTTGTGACCTCAACTCTGATGGTGGAAGGCGGCGTCCCACCTTCTTCCAGCCCTGCAGCTCTGCTCAAGGAAGCCATCCATGTGATAAGCTGTGGATATGAAGACAAAACAGAATGGGGCTTAGAG TTAGGGTGGATCTACGGGTCAATCACAGAGGATATCTTGACAGGATTCAAGATGCACTGTCGCGGATGGAGGTCAATCTACTGTATGCCTAAGAGGCCTGCATTCAAAGGATCAGCTCCCATCAATCTGTCGGACCGTCTGAACCAGGTGCTGCGGTGGGCTCTTGGATCAGTGGAGATCTTCTTCAGTCACCATAGCCCCCTCTTGTACGGTCACAAGGAGGGCAAGCTCAAGTGGCTGGAGCGGTTTGCCTACGTCAACACCACCGTGTATCCCTTCACGGCTCTGCCCCTTTTGGCCTACTGCACACTCCCAGCCATCTGCTTACTCACCGGAAAATTTATAATGCCAGAG GGATCCTAG